One part of the Deltaproteobacteria bacterium genome encodes these proteins:
- the rpmE gene encoding 50S ribosomal protein L31: MKKGIHPKLYKTTITCACGATYETVDTKENMRVEICSKCHPFFTGKQKFLDTAGRIEKFKRKYAKVKDKEP; this comes from the coding sequence GTGAAAAAGGGGATTCATCCTAAGCTTTACAAGACGACCATCACCTGTGCCTGTGGCGCTACATACGAGACCGTCGACACCAAGGAGAATATGCGGGTTGAAATCTGCTCCAAGTGTCATCCCTTCTTTACGGGGAAGCAGAAATTCCTCGATACCGCAGGAAGAATCGAGAAGTTCAAGCGGAAGTATGCAAAGGTCAAAGACAAGGAACCCTAG